One window from the genome of Podospora pseudocomata strain CBS 415.72m chromosome 1 map unlocalized CBS415.72m_1.2, whole genome shotgun sequence encodes:
- a CDS encoding uncharacterized protein (EggNog:ENOG503P8FC) — MSSPLTPEQIRQLSEQAQEFRPVNAFRRPSTFLSLAPSTSESYPRSQKQETSAPPLTAEVLAAIPQKQDEQKRRASSLSSDASKFRFLKLGPVHWGEHQDGVKEDFYEVAVEE, encoded by the coding sequence atgtcttcccccctcaccccagaGCAAATCCGCCAGCTCTCGGAGCAAGCCCAAGAGTTCCGCCCCGTGAACGCCTTCCGCCGGCCCTCCACCTTTTTgtccctcgccccctccacctcggagTCGTACCCCCGCAGTCAGAAGCAAGAGACCTCTGCGCCCCCCCTCACAGCCGAGGTCCTCGCCGCCATTCCTCAGAAGCAAGACGAGCAGAAGCGCCGCGCCTCGAGCCTGAGCTCGGACGCCTCCAAGTTCCGGTTCTTGAAGCTGGGACCCGTTCACTGGGGCGAGCACCAGGACGGTGTCAAGGAGGACTTTTAtgaggttgctgttgaggagtGA
- a CDS encoding uncharacterized protein (EggNog:ENOG503PIKS): MESHDISAPNPQQTSITHNNKFHYFFDLPPEIREQIVEHVCLHPGGVYVTNGHVISARGVGQTARDFLNDPTAFEPYVAGPPVNMMLTCTELYRITSGIYYGRNMFHLRLANQRSKTLKADQHGIRKVLMTGKVDRLLLRSSDTQDDGNLGSVEGPRLSLRHVLVRIDRFGGAYLENKLIPALGYMILNGRLRRLEVEVPLGNEGLVHRVSPHYGLFAPPQDAMRTTMSLRHNPVMKALLVVLSDPYLEKASMRVRKSDSPSFWCQCHAPEVGSGEKSDDKPPMCFLKHLPGETCCRRRFDSFDKKFWAEVNIPRLIQECGIDSAQFRIKKVEAPDPFS; encoded by the coding sequence ATGGAATCCCATGATATCAGCGCACCGAATCCACAGCAGACGAGTATaacacacaacaacaagtTTCATTACTTTTTCGACCTACCTCCAGAAATCCGCGAGCAGATAGTTGAGCACGTATGCCTCCATCCGGGGGGCGTATACGTCACCAACGGCCATGTGATCAGCGCTCGAGGCGTTGGCCAAACTGCCCGGGATTTCCTCAATGACCCTACTGCTTTCGAACCTTACGTGGCAGGTCCGCCTGTAAACATGATGCTCACGTGTACGGAATTGTATAGAATTACGAGCGGGATATACTACGGCAGGAATATGTTTCATCTTCGCTTGGCGAACCAACGGTCGAAAACACTAAAGGCCGACCAACATGGCATCCGGAAGGTCCTCATGACAGGGAAAGTCGAtaggttgctgctgaggagctCCGATACGCAGGATGACGGCAATCTTGGGTCAGTCGAAGGCCCAAGGCTGAGCTTGCGGCATGTCCTCGTTCGTATTGACCGGTTCGGAGGTGCCTACCTGGAAAACAAGTTGATACCTGCGCTGGGCTATATGATACTTAACGGAAGGCTTCGCCGCCTCGAGGTCGAAGTCCCCTTGGGCAACGAAGGCCTTGTCCATCGCGTTTCACCACACTATGGCTTAtttgcaccaccacaagaCGCTATGCGTACGACGATGTCTTTGAGGCACAACCCGGTGATGAAAGCGCTGCTGGTGGTTTTGTCGGACCCCTACCTGGAGAAGGCATCGATGAGAGTACGCAAGTCGGACAGTCCTTCTTTCTGGTGCCAGTGCCACGCTCCCGAAGTCGGCTCAGGCGAGAAGTCTGACGATAAACCTCCGATGTGCTTCTTGAAGCACTTACCTGGCGAAACTTGCTGCCGACGCCGATTTGACAGCTTCGACAAGAAATTCTGGGCAGAGGTCAACATTCCGAGGCTGATTCAAGAATGCGGCATCGACTCGGCTCAGTTCAGGATCAAGAAGGTCGAGGCCCCAGACCCCTTCTCCTGA
- the SSB1 gene encoding Heat shock protein ssb1 (COG:O; EggNog:ENOG503NUH7; BUSCO:EOG092617RN) — translation MADEVYDGAIGIDLGTTYSCVATYEGTNVEIIANEQGSFTTPSFVSFTPEERLIGEAAKNQAAMNPVNTVFDVKRLIGRRFDDPTVKKDMESWPFKVVDDGAGNPKVSVEYLGSTHTFSPQEISAMVLVKMKEIAEAKLGKKVEKAVITVPAYFNDNQRQATKDAGAISGLNVLRIINEPTAAAIAYGLGAGKSGKERNVLIYDLGGGTFDVSLLNIQGGVFTVKATAGDTHLGGQDFDTNLLDYCKKEFTRKTKKDLSGDARALRRLRTACERAKRTLSSGAQTTIEIDSLFDGEDFNMQITRARFEDLNSKAFAGTLEPVAQVLKDAAIEKSAVDEIVLVGGSTRIPKIQKLLSEFFDNKKLEKSINPDEAVAYGAAVQAGILSGKATSAETSDLLLLDVVPLSLGVAMEGNIFAPVVPRGQTVPTIKKRTFTTVADNQQTVQFPVYQGERVNCEDNTSLGEFTLAPIPPMKAGEPVLEVVFEVDVNGILKVTATEKTSGRSANITISNSVGKLSSAEIENMINDAEKFKTNDEAFSKRFEAKQQLESYINRVEEIISDPTLSLKLKRGQKDKIEQSLSEAMGQLEIEDSTADDLKKKELALKRLVTKAMSSR, via the exons ATGGCGGACGAAGTTTATGACGGTGCCATTGGCATTGATCTCG GTACCACCTACTCTTGCGTTGCTACGTACGAGGGTACCAATGTCGAGATCATTGCCAACGAGCAGGGTAgcttcaccaccccttcTTTCGTCTCCTTCACTCCTGAGGAGCGTCTGATCGGtgaggcggccaagaacCAGGCTGCCATGAACCCCGTCAACACCGTCTTCGATGTCAA GCGTCTCATCGGTCGCCGCTTCGATGACCCGACCGTCAAGAAGGATATGGAGTCGTGGCCCTTCAAGGTCGTTGACGATGGTGCGGGTAACCCCAAGGTCTCCGTTGAGTACCTCGGCAGCACCCACACTTTCTCCCCCCAGGAGATCTCCGCCATGGTCCTTGTCAAG ATGAAGGAGATTGCTGAGGCCAAGCTCGGCAAGAAGGTTGAGAAGGCTGTCATTACCGTGCCCGCCTACTTCAACGACAACCAGCGTCAGGCCACCAAGGATGCTGGTGCCATTTCCGGCCTCAACGTCCTCCGTATCATCAACGAGCCCACTGCTGCCGCCATTGCCTACGGTCTCGGCGCTGGCAAGTCCGGCAAGGAGCGCAACGTCCTCATCTACGACTTGGGCGGTGGTACTTTCGATGTGTCCCTCCTTAACATCCAGGGTGGTGTCTTCACCGTCAAGGCCACCGCTGGTGACACCCATCTTGGTGGTCAGGATTTCGATACCAACCTCCTCGACTACTGCAAGAAAGAGTTCACCAGAAAAACGAAAAA GGATCTTTCCGGTGATGCCCGTGCCCTCCGCCGCTTGAGAACTGCTTGCGAGCGTGCCAAGCGTACTCTCTCCAGCGGTGCCCAGACCACCATTGAGATTGACTCTCtctttgatggtgaggacTTCAACATGCAGATCACTCGTGCCCGTTTCGAGGATCTCAACTCCAAGGCTTTCGCCGGTACCCTCGAGCCCGTCGCTCAGGTCCTCAAGGATGCTGCCATCGAGAAGAGCGCCGTTGACGAGatcgtcctcgtcggtggTTCCACTCGTATCCCCAAGATCCAGAAGCTCCTCAGCGAGTTCTTCGACaacaagaagctcgagaagaGCATCAACCCCGATGAGGCCGTCGCCTACGGTGCTGCCGTCCAGGCCGGTATCCTCTCCGGCAAGGCCACCTCTGCTGAGAcctccgacctcctccttttgGATGTCGTTCCCCTCTCCCTTGGTGTCGCCATGGAGGGCAACATCTTCGCCCCCGTCGTCCCCCGTGGCCAGACTgtccccaccatcaagaagcggACTTTCACCACTGTTGCCGACAACCAGCAGACCGTTCAGTTCCCCGTTTACCAGGGTGAGCGTGTCAACTGCGAGGACAACACCTCCCTGGGTGAATTCACCCTTGCTCCTATCCCTCCCATGAAGGCTGGCGAGCCCGTCCTTGAGGTCGTCTTCGAGGTCGATGTCAACGGTATCCTCAAGGTTACCGCCACTGAGAAGACCTCCGGCCGCAgcgccaacatcaccatctccaactccGTCGGCAAGCTCTCTTCCGCTGAGATTGAGAACATGATCAACG ATGCTGAGAAGTTCAAGACCAACGATGAGGCTTTCAGCAAGCGCTTCGAGgccaagcagcagcttgaGTCTTACATCAACCGTGTTGAGGAGATCATCTCTGACCCGACTCTGtccctcaagctcaagcgCGGCCAGAAGGACAAGATTGAGCAGAGCCTCAGCGAGGCCATGGGCCAGCTTGAGATTGAGGACTCCACTGCTGACgacctcaagaagaaggagcttGCCCTCAAGCGCCTTGTTACCAAGGCCATGTCCTCCCGGTAA
- the TIF45 gene encoding eukaryotic translation initiation factor 4E (BUSCO:EOG092646VF; EggNog:ENOG503NYNX; COG:J) — translation MSDQVDLTTIPISPDGGNKPEGASSEDNDKTVTVFHDKDNFNVKHPLSNRWTLWFTKPASGKGDNWNDLLKEVITFESVEEFWGVYNNIAPVSELALKSDYHLFKEGVRPEWEDPQNKHGGKWSYQFKEKRNISIDDLWLHTMLAAIGETLENEEDGEVMGVVVNVRKAFFRIGVWTRTTGRHVPGRGDGDVAGGKGRSPEKGKEILMTIGKRFKEVLRLPATEQLEFSGHTDSAHSGSTRAKAKFVV, via the exons ATGTCCGACCAGGTCGATCttaccaccatccccatctcccccgaTGGAGGTAACAAGCCCGAGGGCGCCTCCTCCGAGGACAACGACAAGACCGTCACCGTTTTCCACGACAAGGACAACTTCAATGTCAAGCATCCCCTTTCCAACAGGTGGACACTCTGGTTCACCAAGCCTGCCAGCGGAAAG GGCGACAACTGGAACGATTTGCTCAAGGAAGTGATTACCTTTGAGTCTGTTGAAGAGTTTTGGGGTGTCTAC AACAACATCGCTCCTGTTTCCGAGCTTGCGCTCAAGTCTGATTACCACCTCTTCAAGGAGGGTGTGCGACCCGAGTGGGAGGACCCCCAGAACAAGCATGGTGGCAAGTGGTCGTACCAGttcaaggagaagagaaacaTCAGCATCGACGACCTTTGGCTGCACACCATGCTCGCCGCCATTGGCGAGACCCTGGAgaacgaggaggacggcgaggTCATGGGCGTTGTTGTCAACGTGCGCAAGGCCTTCTTCAGAATCGGTGTCTGGACCCGCACCACCGGGAGACACGTGCCGGGCcgcggtgacggtgacgttGCCGGCGGCAAGGGCCGCTCCCCTGAGAAGGGCAAAGAGATTCTGATGACGATTGGCAAGCGGTTCAAGGAGGTCCTCAGACTGCCTGCCACCGAGCAGCTCGAATTCTCTGGTCACACCGACAGTGCTCACAGTGGTAGCACTCGTGCCAAGGCGAAGTTCGTGGTGTAA
- a CDS encoding uncharacterized protein (COG:I; EggNog:ENOG503NYM3): protein MFLARALGRSSGVRIIPAPVSISSLLPRFRISSSSSSSSFTGFRMVSTLPKLPVFEAISKHDPESTVVIHSKSGRRFQYGELLGDVAKARDRLYESAGREDLDGERIAFLAENSYDYVANFTFPTHRQIHEADSVVQVTLLAILGAKSIAVPMSPAFPASELQYILNHSEALMLLATGKFASKAQEVLKTELDVQPTFLQLDKLQGGGPHEKVTLDKSSPGSAGMMLYTSGTTNRPKGVLIPQAAMTAQARSLIQAWEYAPSDHLLHLLPLHHIHGTINAIFTPLFTGSSIEFLYPFNADAVWKRLAAPFTTTPPPDQPKITFLTAVPTIYSRLLSSFKTLPEDLQEPAREAISPAHLRLTISGSAALPTPIKRAWADLSKGNILLERFGMTEVGMALSCGLDPNDRVDGSVGWPLPGVEARLVDVDTHQVIEKGQEKDLETGRERVGEIQLRGPTIFAEYWRNEEATKKEFVEGKDGRGSWFKTGDVAVRRPGPEKAGRSEMKTQREWARGDMYFILGRKSADIIKSGGEKVSALEVEREMLSLPQVAEVAVLAVPSGKWGQKVGAVVILDREHCKEGKWSPLEMRRALKERLAGYKIPQVLRVVDHIPRNAMGKINKKVLVKEVFREEFSGDEM, encoded by the exons ATGTTCCTTGCCCGCGCACTCGGCAGGAGCTCTGGTGTTCGGATAATACCTGCTCCCGTCTCTATTTCATCTTTACTACCCCGTTTCAGgatatcatcatcgtcgtcgtcgtcttcttttACAGGTTTCAGGATGGTTTCGACGCTGCCCAAGCTGCCCGTTTTCGAGGCAATCTCCAAGCATGACCCGGAGTCAACTGTGGTTATTCACTCCAAGAGCGGCCGGCGCTTTCAGTACGGTGAGCTGTTGGGGGATGTAGCCAAGGCCAGGGATCGTCTCTATGAGAGCGCCGGGAGGGAGGATCTGGATGGTGAGCGTATTGCTTTCTTGGCCGAGAACAGCTACGACTATGTGG CCAATTTCACGTTTCCAACCCACCGGCAAATTCACGAGGCTGATTCTGTTGTCCAAGTGACTCTCCTTGCCATCCTCGGGGCCAAGTCCATTGCTGTGCCCATGTCTCCGGCCTTTCCAGCCTCGGAGCTTCAGTACATCTTGAACCACAGCGAGGCATTGATGTTGTTAGCCACCGGCAAATTTGCCTCCAAAGCTCAAGAAGTTCTCAAGACAGAGCTGGATGTCCAACCAAccttcctccagctcgacaagCTCCAAGGTGGAGGCCCCCACGAAAAGGTCACACTCGACAAGTCTAGCCCCGGTTCCGCCGGTATGATGCTGTACACCTCTGGTACCACCAACCGACCT AAAGGcgtcctcatcccccaaGCCGCCATGACAGCCCAAGCCCGCTCCCTGATCCAAGCCTGGGAATACGCCCCCTCCGACCACCTgctgcacctcctccccctccaccacatccacggcaccatcaacgccatcttcacccccctcttcacagGCAGCTCCATCGAATTCCTCTACCCCTTCAACGCAGACGCAGTATGGAAACGTCTGGCcgcccccttcaccaccacccccccccctgacCAACCCAAAATCACGTTCTTGACCGCCGTCCCAACGATTTATTCCCGGCTCCTATCCAGCTTCAAAACCCTCCCCGAAGACCTCCAAGAACCCGCCAGGGAAGCCATCTCCCCTGCCCACCTCCGCCTGACAATCTCCGGCTCCGCCGCCCtgcccacccccatcaagcGTGCCTGGGCGGACTTGAGCAAGGGGAACATTTTGCTCGAACGCTTCGGCATGACAGAAGTAGGCATGGCGCTCTCTTGCGGCCTCGATCCGAACGATCGGGTGGATGGCTCCGTCGGGTGGCCTTTACCCGGGGTAGAAGCAAGATTGGTAGATGTTGACACGCATCAAGTCATTGAAAAGGGGCAGGAAAAGGACCTCGAGacgggaagggagagggtgggggagattCAGCTTCGGGGGCCGACGATTTTTGCAGAGTACTGGCGTAACGAAGAGGCTACGAAGAAGGAGTTTGTGGAAGGgaaggacgggagggggTCGTGGTTCAAGACTGGGGATGTTGCCGTCAGGAGACCTGGTCCGGaaaaggcggggaggagCGAGATGAAGACTCAACGGGagtgggcgaggggggatATGTATTTTATTCTGGGGAGGAAGTCGGCTGATATTATCAAGtcggggggggagaaggtttcggcgttggaggtggagagggagatgttgTCTCTGCCTCAGGTGGCCGAGGTTgcggtgctggcggtgccGAGTGGGAAGTGGGGGCAGAAGGTGGGCGCGGTGGTGATTTTGGATAGGGAGCATTGCAAGGAGGGGAAGTGGTCGccgttggagatgaggagggcgttgaaggagaggttggcggggtATAAGATCCCACAGgtgctgagggtggtggatcATATTCCGAGGAATGCGATGGGGAAGATTAATAAGAAGGTgctggtgaaggaggttTTTAGGGAGGAGTTTAGTGGGGATGAGATGTAA
- the uvi31 gene encoding BolA domain UV induced protein Uvi31 (COG:T; EggNog:ENOG503P6SP; BUSCO:EOG09265LEG) gives MLRRTVLNHLSRAFRRPLSTMASSDTPVEDVIREKISAALQPTTLEIHNDSHLHAHHKAMEGSTSRETHFRVIITSEAFRSKMQPARHRLVYSLLKDEMAREGGIHALQLRTMTPEEEEKRRAQEAGDK, from the exons ATGTTGCGCCGAACCGTCTTGAACCACCTGTCGAGAGCCTTCCGCCGGCCGCTTTCCACCATGGCATCATCAGACACTCCCGTCGAGGATGTGATCCGGGAGAAG ATCTCCGCTGCtctccagcccaccaccctcgagaTTCACAACGATTCCCACCTTCACGCCCACCACAAGGCCATGGAAGGTAGCACTTCGAGAGAGACTCATTTCAGGGTAATCATCACCTCCGAGGCATTTCGCTCCAAGATGCAGCCCGCCCGCCACCGCTTGGTCTACTCGCTGCTCAAGGACGAGATGGCCCGAGAAGGCGGTATCCATGCTCTCCAACTACGGACCATGACgcctgaagaggaggagaaacgACGTGCTCAGGAGGCTGGAGATAAGTAA
- a CDS encoding uncharacterized protein (EggNog:ENOG503P966) produces MAGPFQTWSPSLLDSKATKIPRRLVEVPKDQEKLLNKSDSWHKGHVPAAILDKIKAGYTETRRRSPVTEPPLSDHVRASSQSSRRLPAAGVPLSPIPAPPQTKELQLAAVVELSLPSNSSDSSEDEAEIQGSKAPLHTDAHPGEPQASRIPIPPGPTPPSAQVIPSTYPEPSATVSPPKPKRQRLMKNVAASLNPAEVSMQLTRPSILSLRKPASPPPPAGSSLPPSSSVPASPMAIRTQPASPLVIRAQPAMQPAAVPSMILRGGGLPRSSGSSDKPPPNVPASQDPYNVFKETYPDYDGSLGDFVRGVLSLIPLQKKKTVPQYILDDYIRVFSGDYLEYIEQLREDQTPLTTWEWYCVHVPQPVYMKGVLSSDRLKDVRRRYPDKVSVIEAQTTPLQSSVQPPEVQHIQRSNAFSTPAPARIGQHHNAQHNQASSPIYLPDSPPMPLNPATRSSTHIAELATDPISTAEDRPFEIHPRGSHRRSTEAVGPASRFISASSRQFHTQSTRPVNMTASRLSSSSVRFETQVNFPSLETTASGNSIWDREDDAMGSVDRQEDNEAMNDGAPSPSLQDSGEDALQQAASGIPKSHIEYRVSGEGIKRPWETIDDPEQQEAVQQQCFAAFLRDAWGPRRNKGKQVGAVV; encoded by the coding sequence ATGGCCGGTCCCTTTCAGACGTGGTCCCCCAGCCTGCTTGACAGCAAAGCCACAAAAATACCCCGCCGTCTTGTTGAGGTTCCCAAAGACCAGGAGAAGCTATTGAATAAGAGTGATTCTTGGCATAAGGGCCATGTTCCAGCGGCAATTTTGGACAAGATCAAAGCTGGCTATACAGAAACTCGGCGACGATCTCCTGTGACGGAACCTCCACTATCAGATCATGTCAGAGCAAGCTCACAAAGTTCTCGACGTCTACCTGCTGCCGGCGTGCCATTGTCACCTAtaccagctcctccacaaacAAAGGAACTTCAGCTAGCAGCAGTTGTGGAACTTTCTTTACCTAGCAACAGTTCTGACTCTTCTGAAGATGAAGCCGAGATTCAAGGCTCCAAAGCTCCGCTCCATACGGACGCCCACCCGGGTGAACCACAGGCCTCCAGGATCCCTATTCCCCCTGGACCGACGCCGCCCTCAGCGCAAGTCATACCATCCACATATCCCGAGCCGTCTGCTACCGTGTCGCCACCCAAGCCAAAGCGACAGCGTCTTATGAAGAATGTTGCTGCCAGTCTCAACCCAGCAGAGGTTAGCATGCAGCTGACCCGGCCATCGATTCTCTCTCTGCGAAAACCAGCcagccctccaccaccagccggTTCGTCGTTACCACCCAGTTCCTCAGTACCAGCCAGTCCGATGGCGATTCGTACACAGCCAGCCAGTCCACTGGTCATACGTGCACAGCCGGCCATGCAACCAGCTGCTGTTCCCAGCATGATTCTACGTGGCGGTGGTCTGCCAAGATCAAGCGGGAGTTCTGACAAGCCTCCGCCAAACGTACCTGCTTCCCAAGACCCCTATAACGTCTTTAAAGAGACTTACCCAGACTACGATGGTAGTCTGGGTGACTTTGTCCGCGGGGTTCTCTCTTTGATACCTCttcagaaaaagaagacggTCCCACAGTACATTCTAGACGACTACATCCGTGTTTTCTCGGGCGATTATCTGGAATACATCGAACAGCTCAGGGAGGACCAAACGCCCCTGACCACTTGGGAGTGGTATTGCGTCCATGTTCCACAACCAGTGTATATGAAAGGAGTTCTTTCTAGCGACCGACTAAAGGATGTCCGCCGTCGCTACCCCGATAAAGTCTCTGTGATTGAAGCTCAGACAACACCTCTACAGTCCAGCGTTCAGCCACCTGAGGTGCAGCATATTCAAAGATCGAATGCGTTCTCGACGCCCGCACCAGCGAGGATTGGACAGCATCATAACGCACAGCACAACCAAGCTTCAAGCCCTATTTATCTTCCGGATTCCCCGCCAATGCCTCTGAATCCTGCCACGAGATCTTCAACCCACATCGCTGAGTTGGCAACTGATCCGATCTCCACGGCAGAAGACCGGCCATTCGAGATACATCCTCGTGGGAGTCATCGTCGCTCTACAGAGGCTGTTGGCCCGGCATCGAGGTTTATCTCTGCCTCGTCTCGCCAGTTTCACACCCAGAGTACGCGGCCGGTCAATATGACGGCGTCGAGACTCTCATCTTCGAGTGTACGGTTTGAGACGCAGGTAAACTTTCCGTCATTGGAAACAACAGCATCTGGTAATTCTATCTGGGACCGTGAGGACGATGCCATGGGGTCGGTTGACAGACAGGAAGATAATGAGGCAATGAATGATGGtgcgccatctccatccttGCAAGACAGTGGAGAGGACGCTCTTCAACAAGCAGCTTCTGGAATTCCCAAGTCTCATATAGAGTACAGGGTATCGGGTGAGGGTATCAAAAGGCCGTGGGAAACGATCGATGATCCCGAGCAACAGGAAGCAGTACAGCAACAGTGTTTTGCAGCATTCTTGAGAGACGCATGGGGCCCTCGCCGCAACAAGGGCAAACAGGTCGGAGCTGTTGTGTAA